The DNA segment GACTGCTCTAGTGACACAGCGGGGACAGAGCGGGAGGAGCACATGAGTTGCCCGGAGACTGAGAGGAGCGGagatgaggaggatgatgagaTCCAGGAGGTACAGATCACTGGGGAGGAGTACGGGGAGGATGAACTGGAGTGGGAGGCAGAGTGCGCAGACCCCAGCAGCTGCTCCACTATGGAAACAGAAGCGGTCCTTATGCGTAGTACGGAGCAGTGCAGCGGTTTGGGACCGGGAGCGGACCCTGGACTGTTTCACATCCCCGGACTGGACTTGGATCCGGAGGGAGACCTGCAGCCGTCTGACCGCTCCAGACTGAGCGAGAACACTCGCCTGGCTACCAGGTATGCGGTACGGATCTTCCGGGAGTACCTGAGCGAGAAATCCCAAAGTCCTGACTTTGAAACTCTGGACAAGGAGGCGCTGTGCGCGGTCCTGCAGTCCTTCTACGCGGAGGCACGCTCTAAGAGCGGCCAGCTCTACAGCAAGTCTTCCCTCATTAGCATTCGGAGTTCTCTTAACCGCTACCTGAATGAGCCACCATACTGTCGCACTCTGGATCTCACCAAGGACCCGGAGCTACGCAGCGCCAACCTGACCCTGGCCGCGGTCATCAGAAAGCTGGAGGAGCAGGGTGCTGGTCCCGTGGTGCAGAAACAGGCAATCACGCGGGCGGACCTGAGAAAACTCTACACCTCCAGTGTGTTTAACATCGATACGCCATTCGGGCTGCTCAACAAAGTGTGGTTCGAGACATGCATGTATTTCTGTACGAGGGGGCGAGAGAATCAGCGCGAGCTGGAGGAGGATTCATTCGGCCTGGCCATAGACGAGAATGGGAGAAAGTTTATCTATTTCAAAGCACTGGGGCCATATCACAAGTCTCGCTCCGCGTGCTGGAATAAAAAGAGACCAGACCCGGATGAAGATACTTTGCCGCGCATGTATGAGACGGGAACTGAGTTTTGTCCATATGCCAGCTTTGTAAAGTATGTCTCAAAACGGAACCCATTGTGCAAAGCATTCTTCCAACGACCACGAGACAACTGCTGCGCAAGCGACATAACATGGTATGAGAACAAAGCCATTGGTAAGAACCTGCTTGGCACGAGGATGCAGATGCTGTCGCGTGCTGCCAAACTGTCAAAGACCTACACCAACCACTGCATCGGCGCCGTCTCCATAGCAACGCTCAACAGCATTGCCGGAATAGGGTCAAAGTTGGTGTCACTTCAGATTGCCTCGGAAACAGTCAATGGTGGCGTGCAGTCTCATCTCCAGCTTGTGATCCCGTACATCCAACAGGTTACAGACACAGTGGAACTGAAGCCGCAGAGAACAACAAGGAAAGCTCGTGCTCTCTGCGGTTTTTCGGGACCTCCTTCTCCTAAGAAGCTCTGTGTGCGTCCCGGAGAACGTGCAATGTCCCCTGTGGTCATAGTGGACGGTACAGAGCCCGTGGACATCCGACCCCAGGAGCCCCACAGTCAGCAATCCGCTCCTTTACTGACTGACGTGGTATCCTCGCAGGTAATAGAGTTTCATACAGTGCACCGACAGAGATTATGCTTTAGAATTTTTAAATGTAATGCAGGATAAGCTTACTTATAGACAGCCTCTCAAAAACATCCTCAGATTTAATGCGGAAACGAAATGAGTGCGTAATAGGTTATGTCGCGATTTGGTCACGCACCATTTTCTGTGTTAATGAAGTGTTTAAGTGTATAGAGACTTACATCATTTTCGATTTACTGTGAAAGTATTGACCTGTAGGATGTGTGTGGGTTTTTGTATTCTCTTTGGGTGTTCTAGGTGCTTTAGTAAAGAGGTCATGAACATTGTGCTTGCATTccaaatggtaccttattccGGATGTAGTACAACTGCATCTTGATTCAGTTTAGGAATCTAATGTTGAATTTGTTAAAGGAGAATTGCATTTGTTTTGATTAAATGTACAcatttattgtggtgttgaaattGTAGTTTTTGAAATTGTAACCTGTAGTTGTTGATTTCTTTTTTATTGGAACGTCCATGTTGAAATTGTTGTCCTCAGAGCACCATTGAcaatgagaccctggtctcaatgggcTCTCCTGATTAAATAAAAGCTCAATAaaaatagggattagggtgccatttgggatgcaccctgtgagtgcagaggagaggacagtagtgAGTTTTCTTTGGGACTTTGTCTGTTGCTATGGGTTACGGCACCCCAGGCCCACAGTTATTAACCATGCACCACAGTGGAGCCGGCAGGGGTAGAGCCAGAGCGTGCAAGCtctcacggacacacacacacacacacacacacacatctcttatACCCATTCGCCTAAAGCTCACATTTTTCTGAGACACAGGCACTATAATGAAAAATAAAAGTATGGAAGGCTGTCTCAAGTATCTTTCCTCTAATGacaaatgagtgtgtgtgtgtgtgtgtgtgtgtgtgtgtgtgtgtgtgtgtgtgtgtccagtctcTTACGAGTTTCATGTTTTTGAGCCATTCCTCTAATGAGCCTGCCTGTTATGTGGCCCCGGGGAGATGGACATGTCTGCTGCATTACCAACAGCTCTGCTCATCTGATTTCTGCTTTATcagctacatctctctctccctttatctccctctatctctgtatATCTACAGTATCTTACTATTTACTGTGTTCTCAGCTTTAAGAGGCAGACTCTGACCTGCGGCCATGGCTGTCTTTCTCCCTGACTGCACTTACCACAGTAAATGCTGACCAGTAGACTTTATAGCTTGTTAGTTTTTCTGAAGTGCAGATTTTTGTGAAGCATTTACAAGGGTTTTTAAACCCTCGTCGATAAGGTAATGTCCTCACCTGTCTCAAAACCTCACCTGTATAGCAGAGGAGCGGAGGAGGCAGACTCCTATCTATCTCTGAGCTCCTTTAATTACACTCAGATCTCTCTTTGCAACCCAAAGCTACCCCTGATATACACACAGACTCTGAAAAGGGCAAATACACTCTTCGTCATGCAGTGCAGTGCATCGTGAGTTCTGTGCTCAAAGCGTTGACGCAGTATGAATGAAGTCTCAGTCTACAACTCCTTACTAGTGTCCTGTCTCTACTTGGTCGCTCATGGAAGAACTCTGTAATGCCTCATGTGTTTAACggtttacagtatgtgtgacaAATGTTCATTGGACATTTGTGTACATTGGACAATAAAgtattcttcttctttttcttcttcttgtctCCCAGGATAGCCGTTATAGCAGCATGGCCAGTAGGCCGctggtctcccagtcccctgCCTCTCCACTGGGCTCTGGGGGTATCGGGGGCATCCCCACCCCCGCCCAGCTCACAAAGACCAATGCCCCTGTACACATAGATGTAGGAGGACACATGTACACCAGCAGCCTGGCTACACTCACCAAGTACCCCGAGTCacggtaagacacacacacacatagggtgTTTGAGATCAACTACATTgaagtggattgcacagtcactGATCTACAAATGACATTGCATTccaaataactactcattatgtGATCAAGATTAGCGATTCTGCTCCTTGCCTTGCTCAACCTGATCCCCTCAAACATGAACATGCACACTCTGATGACAATCCCAATGATGATATCACCTTCCACCAGGATTGGTCGTCTATTCAACGGGACAGAGCCCATAGTGTTAGATAGTCTGAAGCAGCACTACTTCATAGACCGAGACGGCCATATATTCCGCTACATCCTCAACTTCCTGCGGACGGCCAAACTGCTCCTCCCTGACGACTTCAAAGTGAGTACCTCTGACACTGAGTGAGAGATACTGGAAAACCTCGTCCATAATTCCTTTCTGATAACATAGTGTGTGTAAAACATTGTGGGTTAACTTTTTAAAAGAATCTGATTTatcattgcgtgtgtgtgtgtgtgtgtgtgtgtgtgtgtgtgtgtgtgcgtgcgtgcgtgcgtgcgtgtgtgcgtatgtgttccAGGAGTACTCTCTACTCTATGAGGAGGCCAGGTTCTTCAAGCTATCCCCACTACAAGCAGAATTAGAATGCTGGAGGAGTGAGCGTGAGGCCAGgagtgtgtggcgtgtgtgtgagtgtgtggtggtgCGTGTAGCTCCAGAGCTGGGGGAGAGGATCACTCTGAGTGGAGACAGGGCTTTGATCGAGGACGTGTTTCCAGAGGTCGGGGACGTCATGTGTAACTCCATGAATGCAGGCTGGAATCATGACTCTACTCACGTCATACGCTTTCCACTCAATGGATACTGTCACCTCAACTCTGTACAGGTAACATGACAGACACTACCCTTACAATACCACTGCTTACCATGAAAATAACTACCCAACATCCTAAAATAACAGATTACGTCACCTCAACTCACAACGAATAAGGTCACCTCAACTCATATCACATTAACCCACCTCAACTCTGTGTAGGTAGCCTTAAAAACATGCTCCAGAACTTTTAGCGACTACAAAGTATTTTTTATCTTTgcgctggatgtgtcaatgtgtagttcatacatgcataatctatgagcagaatcactgttttacctcaattagccatgaaatccctagtttgaaaacaatagtttttctggaagctgtgctgcgccattttccctacattttctACCATGTGgaccagccccctagcaatttgagttcaaccaatgagcttcagcccctcaccatttgagtgacagctagcaagagacacatcatgcacacacagcagaacGAGAGAGAGCACAATGACGTGGTGTACATATCTGCACATACGGTATGTGATGTAGTACGCAATGTTTGGGTAAACCTTTTGGCTTGTGAGTgttactttcagaactactggctaaaaagtatacaaaatctCTTTAACTCCATATATGTAACATCTCACTAACCAGTACCCATGGCATAAGCATAGTATAACCTTAAATAACCTCATACAGGGCCAGACCAACCAGGGGAAAGAGAGACTAATCCTGTTTAGATATGAAAAATATAGCCATCGGCTACCAGGTCTGCTGGAATgataggagagaggaagagtgagagtcacagagagagggagggagagtgagagtgagaaagagacagacagaaggaggcagggggagagaaaaacagagcgagagagagatggaggcaaaCAAAGGTTTCTATTGTACTGCCTGCGACAGTCacaaagaaagagaaggagagagcgacagagtaagagagagagtgagcgagagagagagctagtgatggaggcagacagagaggatagagtaacagctgctccttcagggcatGCTAATGGAATGTCATCTTGCAGCTATAGAGAGAATGTCTGCCTACCAAATGGTACATCATTacctatttagtacactacttttgacaagggcctatagtgcactacatagggtgtcatttgggacacttatatttttataaaaaaaatttgcGTCTGTGTCTGCATCTGTTTGTGTTGTATGTGTGAGTTGTCATGAGAGAGGGGATGTGTGTTTTTAGATCACAGTGAGATGGCTGGCTTCTGCCTGCTCAGAAACAAACTGTGACCCCATAGGGAAAAATAATGTATTGGACTATATttcaataaaatatttaaatatattgGGATAATGTATTTAGCAATTATATAACTAAATCAAATATACAGTGTGTACGTATTTGTAAAATATATGTGTAAAATACACAATCACACCTCACAATATTCTCTACCCCGACGATAATGTTGAGTCGCTATGGTACAAttccttgcgaaagtattcacccccttggcatttttcctattttgttgccttacaacctggaattaaaatagatttttggggggtttgtatcattttatttacacaacatgccgaCCACTTTGAAgattcaaaatattttttcttgtgaaacaaacaagaaataagacaaaaaaaaacccggaaaacttgagcgtgcataacgctaagtcaatactttgtagagccacctttgcagcaattacagctgcaggtctcttggggtatgtctctataagcttggcacatctagccactgggatttctgcccattcttcaaggcaaaactgcttcagctccttcaagttggatgggttccactagTGTACAGCattctttaagtcataccacagattgtcaattggattgatgtctgggctttgactaggccattccaagacatttcatTGTTTCCCCTTAAAACACTCGAGtgctgctttagcagtatgcttagggtcattgtcctgctggaaggtgaacctctgtcccagtcttaaatctcttgaagactgaaacagctttccctcaagaatttccctgtatttagtgccatccatcattctttccattctgaccagtttcccagtcactgccgatgaaaaacatcacaacagcatgatgctgccaccaccatgcttcactgtggggatggtgttctcgggtgatgagaggtgttgggtttgcgccagacatagcattttccttgatggcctaaaagctcaattttagtctcatctaaccagagtaccttcttccatatgtttggggaatctcacatatgccttttggcaaacaccaaatgtgtttgtttattttttttctttaagcaatggcttttttcttgacactcttccgtaaagcccagatctgtggagtgtacagcttaaagtggtcctatggacggATACTccgatctccgctgtggagccttgcagctccttcggggttatctttggtctctttgttgcctctctgattaatgccctccttgcctgatccgtgagttttggtgggcggccctttcttggcaggtttgttgtagtgccatattcttaaaaaaaatgtataatggatttaatggtgctccgtgggatgttcaaagtttcagat comes from the Salmo trutta chromosome 4, fSalTru1.1, whole genome shotgun sequence genome and includes:
- the LOC115192307 gene encoding uncharacterized protein LOC115192307 isoform X1, translated to MSCPETERSGDEEDDEIQEVQITGEEYGEDELEWEAECADPSSCSTMETEAVLMRSTEQCSGLGPGADPGLFHIPGLDLDPEGDLQPSDRSRLSENTRLATRYAVRIFREYLSEKSQSPDFETLDKEALCAVLQSFYAEARSKSGQLYSKSSLISIRSSLNRYLNEPPYCRTLDLTKDPELRSANLTLAAVIRKLEEQGAGPVVQKQAITRADLRKLYTSSVFNIDTPFGLLNKVWFETCMYFCTRGRENQRELEEDSFGLAIDENGRKFIYFKALGPYHKSRSACWNKKRPDPDEDTLPRMYETGTEFCPYASFVKYVSKRNPLCKAFFQRPRDNCCASDITWYENKAIGKNLLGTRMQMLSRAAKLSKTYTNHCIGAVSIATLNSIAGIGSKLVSLQIASETVNGGVQSHLQLVIPYIQQVTDTVELKPQRTTRKARALCGFSGPPSPKKLCVRPGERAMSPVVIVDGTEPVDIRPQEPHSQQSAPLLTDVVSSQDSRYSSMASRPLVSQSPASPLGSGGIGGIPTPAQLTKTNAPVHIDVGGHMYTSSLATLTKYPESRIGRLFNGTEPIVLDSLKQHYFIDRDGHIFRYILNFLRTAKLLLPDDFKEYSLLYEEARFFKLSPLQAELECWRSEREARSVWRVCECVVVRVAPELGERITLSGDRALIEDVFPEVGDVMCNSMNAGWNHDSTHVIRFPLNGYCHLNSVQVLERLQQRGFEIAGACGGGVDSSHFSEYVLRREGRSNGQRGPTLICIKQEALD
- the LOC115192307 gene encoding BTB/POZ domain-containing protein KCTD1-like isoform X2 → MFQDSRYSSMASRPLVSQSPASPLGSGGIGGIPTPAQLTKTNAPVHIDVGGHMYTSSLATLTKYPESRIGRLFNGTEPIVLDSLKQHYFIDRDGHIFRYILNFLRTAKLLLPDDFKEYSLLYEEARFFKLSPLQAELECWRSEREARSVWRVCECVVVRVAPELGERITLSGDRALIEDVFPEVGDVMCNSMNAGWNHDSTHVIRFPLNGYCHLNSVQVLERLQQRGFEIAGACGGGVDSSHFSEYVLRREGRSNGQRGPTLICIKQEALD